Proteins found in one Lutimonas zeaxanthinifaciens genomic segment:
- a CDS encoding cytidylyltransferase domain-containing protein has product MEVLAIIPARGGSKGLPDKNILPLLGHPLIAYSIEAAIRSSLVTRIIVSTDSKEIGKIALKYGAEVPFLRPEIYARDTSSDLEVFKHALDWLKKKENYHPDLVIQLRPTSPVRPEGIIDACIERLINNYSADSLRIVTPSPITPYKMWTLLDENEPLKPLLSIEGIEEPYNEPRQRLPKTYWQIGTLDVIKPTVIENENSMSGKTILPYVLGNEFAVDIDDLESFNKAGIVIEHKNCIKFK; this is encoded by the coding sequence ATGGAGGTTTTAGCTATAATACCTGCAAGAGGTGGTAGTAAAGGTTTACCAGATAAAAATATACTTCCTCTTTTAGGACATCCTTTGATTGCATATAGTATTGAAGCAGCAATACGGTCGTCTCTAGTGACAAGAATTATTGTTAGTACAGATTCAAAGGAAATTGGGAAAATAGCTTTGAAATATGGAGCGGAAGTACCTTTTTTAAGACCTGAAATCTATGCTCGAGATACGAGTTCAGATCTTGAAGTTTTTAAACATGCATTAGATTGGTTAAAGAAAAAAGAAAATTACCATCCTGATCTTGTAATTCAATTGCGCCCTACATCTCCGGTCAGACCAGAAGGTATTATTGATGCATGTATTGAAAGATTGATAAATAATTATTCAGCTGATAGCTTAAGAATAGTAACTCCATCTCCAATTACTCCCTATAAAATGTGGACACTGTTGGATGAGAACGAACCTCTTAAGCCTCTACTCTCTATTGAAGGAATAGAAGAACCGTATAATGAGCCTCGGCAACGTTTACCGAAAACTTACTGGCAAATTGGAACACTTGATGTCATAAAACCCACGGTTATTGAGAATGAAAACAGTATGTCGGGAAAAACAATTTTGCCCTATGTACTAGGAAATGAATTTGCCGTTGATATTGATGATTTGGAAAGTTTTAATAAAGCTGGCATAGTGATTGAACATAAGAACTGCATAAAATTCAAATGA